DNA sequence from the Nocardioides plantarum genome:
GCGGCCCTCGCCGACCCCGAGGTCGACGCCGTCCACGTCGCGACGCCCCACCCGCTGCACCGCGACCAGGCCCTGGCCGCCATCGCGGCCGGCAAGCACGTGCTGGTCGAGAAGCCGATCGCCATGACGGCCGTCGACGCCGCGGCCATCACCTCCGCCGCGGCCGGAGCGGGCGTGCTGGCCATGGAGGCGATGTGGACCCGCTACCTGCCCCAGACCGACGTCCTGCGCCAGGTGCTCGCCGAGGGGCTCCTCGGCGAGCCACGTCTGGTGCGCGCCGACCTCGGCTCCGCCGTCCCGTACGACGCCACCAGCCGCCTCTGGAACCCCGACCTGGGGGGCGGGGCCCTGCTCGACGTCGGCATCTATCCGATCAGCCTCGCCTCGATGGTGCTCGGGCCGCCGGCTGCCATCACCGCCACCGGCCGACTGGCGCCCTCCGGAGTCGATGCCGCAGCCCACGTCCTGATCGGCGCCGCGGGCGGTGGCGCCGCGCTGCTGTCGACGTCGCTCGACACCGCGCTCCCGGCGGTGGCGGGCGTCGTGGGGTCCGAGGGTCACACCGAGATCGCCGCGCCGTTCTACGCCCCGACCGCGCTCACGGTCACCGTGGGCCCGGAGGGCTCGACCCGCACGGCGACCTGGACACACCCCCCGACCGACGGCCCGACCGACGGCTACGCCTACCAGGCGACCGCCTTCGCCCACTACGTCGCGCAGGGTCGGGTGGAGTCGCCGCTGCACACGCACTCCGAGACGGTGTCGGTCCTGGCGACCATCGACGAGGTACGCCGTCAGCTCGGCGCCTGAGCGGCACAGAGAGGCGCGCGGATTCCCCGGCTGGCCGGGGGTTCCGCGTCACCCCGCCCGCGTCACACGGGCCGGGCGGTCTCCAGCCCCGCACGACCCCGTACGGCGTCATCGAGCGCGGCGACCAGGGGTGCGGCCTGCTGGCGACCGTCGTCGTCGAGCGCGGTGAGCAGCGCCCGCTGCAGGGCGTCCGCGGCCCACTGGAGCAGCGCGACCCCGCCCGGGCTGCGCTCCACCGCGGCGCCCGCGGCGGCGATCTCGTCGACCACGAGGGCGGTCACCTCCGACGAGAGCCCCTGCCCCACCAGGGCGACCGCGGTGGGCACGCCGTTGGCGCGGTCGGCCCCCACGGGCTTGCCCAGGTGCGCCGGGTCGCCGATGGTGTCGAGGAGGTCGTCCACGTGCTGGAAGGCCATCCCGAAGTGGTGCCCGAACCGGCCGTGCGCGTCGACCACCACGGGGTCGGCACCCACGGCGAGAGCACCGATCTCGGCACTGGCGCGGAACAGGGCGGCCGTCTTGAGCGCGATGTAGTCGGCGTGGGCCGCCACCGACGGCGCGGCGGCCAGGTCCTCCTCGCGCAGCTGCCCGGCGGCCATCTGCTCCAGCGCGCCGGCCCACACCCCGGCGGCCGCCACGGAGGAGTCGGCCGCAGCCGCCGCGCCCCGGGCGAGCAGCAGGTCGCCGACGACGATCGCGGTGCCGGTGCCGGCGGCGGCGACGACCGAGGGCCTCCCCCGACGCAGCGGAGCCGCGTCGATGATGTCGTCGTGCACGAGCGTCGCGACGTGGAGCAGCTCGACGGCGAGCGCACCGGACACGACATGGTCGTCGAGCTCGGGGGCGTGCCGGGGCTCGGAGAGGGCCGCGGCCGCGCTGCGGACCACCAGGTCGGGTCGCAGCAGCTTGCCCGGCCGCAACGCGTCGAGGACCACCAGGTCGACCCGCGCGACCCCGCACGAGGGCGGCGTACGCAGCCGCTCCCGCACCCCGTCGAGCAGCCGGTCGACGTCCACTACGACACCGACGAGGGGGCCGACGCGTCCGCGCCGAGGTTGACGAGGTCGATCAGCAGGTCGCGCACGGCGGTCGCGGCGATCCGCTCCCCCAGCACACCGGGCTGGTCGCAGATGACCATCGGGGCGTCGGCGTCACGCTCAGGGAGCCGGCCGTGGGTGCCGCGCACCGGGGCCGGGTCGAGCGGGACGACCTTCATCGCGTAGCGCAGGCCCGCGGCCTTGCGGGCCAGGGTCAGCGCGGCCTTGGCCTTGACCAGCTTGTCCTCGGGGTCGAAGAAGAGCTCGGCGGGGTCGTAGCCGGGCTTGCGGTGGATCTCGACGCCCCGCGCGAAGTCGGGGGCGCGCTCGTCGTCGTCCCAGTAGTAGTAGGTGAACCACGCCGTCGGGTCGGCGACCAGGACGAGCTCGCCGGAGCGCTCGTGGTCGAGGCCGAACTCGGCCTGCCCCTCGCGGTCGAGCACCCGGTCGACCCCCGGCAGGGCGGCGCACAGCGCGCGGACCTGCTCGAGGTCGGCCGGGTCGGCGACGTAGACGTGGGCGAGCTGGTGGTCGGCCACGGCGAACGCGCGCGACACCCAGGGGTCGAGGTACTCCATGCCGTCCTGGGTGTAGACCTCGAGCAGGCCGGCGGTGCGCAGCGCCCGGTTGACGTCGACGGGGGTGTCGGCCTTGGTGATGCCGTACTCCGACAGCACGACGACCCGCGCCCCGAGCGCGGCCGCGTCGTCGAGCAGCGGCGCGAGGGCGTCGTCGACGTCGCGCGCGGCCTGCCGGGCCTCCGGGGCGTCGGGGCCGAACCGCTGCAGGTCGTAGTCGAGGTGGGGCAGGTAGGCCAGCGTCAGGTCGGCGCGCGACAGCAGCCGGCGCGCCGCGCCGACGATCCACTCCGAGGACCGGATCGAGGCCGTGGGTCCCCAGTACTGGAACAGCGGGAACTCGCCCAGCTCGCCGACCAGCTCGTCGTGCAGCTCGGGCGGGCGCGTGTAGGCGTCGGGGGCCTTCTTGCCGTCGGCGTAGTAGATCGGCCGGGGGGTGACCGTCCAGTCGGTGGTGGCGCCCATGGCGTACCACCAGCACACGTTGGCCACCGTGTAGCCGGGCACCTGGTGGCGGATGGTCTCCCAGACCTTCTCGCCCTGCACCAGGCGGTTGTGCTGGCGCCACAGGAAGATCTCGCCCAGGTCGCGGAAGTACCAGCCGTTGCCGACGATGCCGTGCTCGGCCGGGGTGAGCCCGGTCAGCAGCGTCGACTGCACGCTGCAGGTCACCGCCGGCAGGACCGGCTCGAGGACCGCCTGGGACCCGCCCGCGGCGAGTCGCTTGAGCCGGGGCATGTGCTCGAGCAGGGCAGGGGTGAGACCGACGACGTCGACGACGAGCAGCTTGTCCATGGGGGTGATCTCCAGGTGAGGGGGTGTGGATCAGGTGGGGTCGCTCAGAGGGGGGTGAGACCGAGGCCGACGAGCTCGGCGTGGACCCACGCGAGCTCGGCGGCCAGGCCGGCCGCGAGGGCGTCGTCGTCGGCCGGTCCGCCACCGGGCAGGACCGACCACGTGTAGGTCTCGACCTCGAGGTGGGCGACGTGGGCGGTGGGTCCGCCGAGCAGGGCGGCCAGCGAGGCCCGCAGCTCCTCGCGCCCGGTGCGCAGGGGCGCCTGGGGGTCGGCGTGCACCGGCACGTGGAAGTGCACGCGCCAGGGGGCGTCGGTGTCGAGCGGGTCGGCTCCGTCGAGGGCCTCGGGCAGGTCGTCGCGAGCCGCGACCGCCCCGTCGGGCCGGGCCTGGCGCACCTGGTGGAGGAAGCGGTCCTCGGCGTACGACGAGAGCGCGGAGCGCGTGGCCGCGTCGGCCGGGTCGTCGACCACCAGGGCCGAGGCCGGCTGGGCCTTGACCACGCGCAGCCCGGCGTCGCCGAGCAGGGCGAGGGCGTGGGTGGCGTCGTCGAAGCCGACGGCGAGGTGGCACAGGTCGAGGCAGATGCCGATCCAGTCGCGGTCGACCGCGGCGAGGTGCTCGACGGCCTGCTCGACGGTCTCGACGACGCAGCCGGGCTCGGGCTCGACACCGACGACGACCCGGCGGCCGGTCTCGTCGGCGAGGCGGGCCAGGCCGGAGGCGAGCTCGGCGAGGTGGCCCTCGGCCTGCTGCTGGTCGGCCGCGGACCACGGCGTCTGCCAGGCCAGCGGCAGCGTCGAGATCGACCCGTGGTCGGCGTCGTCGGGGAGCAGCCCGCCCAGCACGCGTGCCGCGGCCAGCGTGTAGTCGAGGCGCTCGCGCTCGGCCCAGGTCGGGTGGTAGACGGCGTGCTTGACGACGGGGTCCTGGAAGGAGGCGTAGGGGAACGCGTTGACCGTGACCACCTCGACGCTGTGCTCGGCCAGCTGCTCGCGCACCCGGCGTACGCCGGCGGGGTCCGCCGCGAGCCGGTGCGCGGCGGCAGCGGGCAGCCACAGGCCGAGGCCCACGACGCCGCCGGTCGGCGCGCCGTCGGACCCGGCGTCCAGGACGCGACGGATCGCCCCGCCCATCCCGACGGCCTGCGCGACCAGGCCGTCGACGTCCTCGGCGGGCAGCACGTTGGTGCCGTAGCCCAGGTGGACCACCGTGCCGTCGCGGTGGCGCAGCCGCATCAGGTGACCCGCTCGCCGCGCAGGACGGAGTTGCCCTCGAAGGTCTGGGTCAGGTCGGGCGTGGTCGTGTCGGTGGCGCCGGTGTCGTCGGGCAGCAGCAGCCGTCCGGACTGGGCGAAGAACTCGACGGGGTTGCGCCACAGCACCCGGTCGACGTCGTCGTCGGTGAACCCGGCCGCGAGCATCGCCTCGCCGGTCGCCAGGGTCAGCAGCGGGTCGCTGCGCCCCCAGTCGGCCGCGGAGTTGACCAGCACCCGGTCGGGCCCGTGGTCCTGCAGGATGCGCACCATGCGCTGGGGGTCCATCTTGGTGTCGGGGTAGATCGAGAAGCCCATCCAGCAGCCGCTGGCCTCGACGGGGCCGACGGTCAGCTCGTTGAGGTGGTCGACGACGACCATCCCCGGGGCGAGCCCGGACTCCTCGACCAGCTCGAGCGTGCGTCGGGTGCCGCCCTCCTTGTCGCGGTGGGGGGTGTGCACCATCGCCGGCAGCTCGAACTCGACGGCCAGCGCCAGCTGGGCGCTGAAGGCGTGCTCCTCGGCGTCGGTCATCGAGTCGAAGCCGATCTCGCCGACCGCGACGACGCCGTCCTTGGCGAGGTAGCGCGGCAGGACGTCGAGGACCTCGAGGCAGCGGGGGTCGTTGGCCTCCTTGGGGTTGAGCGCGATCGTGCAGTGGTGGGCGATGCCGAACTGCGCGGCCCGGAACCGCTCCCAGCCGATGAGGCCGTCGAAGTAGTCGGTGAACGAGCCGACGCTGGTGCGCGGCTGCCCGAGCCAGAAGGCCGGCTCGACCAGGGCGCGCACGCCGGCGGCGTACATGCGCTCGTAGTCGTCGGTCGTGCGTGACGTCATGTGGATGTGCGGGTCGAAGATGCGCATCTCAGGCCTCCGGGCCGGTCGTGGTGGTCAGGTCGATGAGGGCGAGGGCGTCGGCGGGCACCGGTCGCCCGGCCGCCTCGCGCTCGTCGACGTAGCGGCGCACGATCGCCCCGAGCTCGGCGTCGACCCGCGTGTCGAGGTCGGCGACGGCGGTCAGCGGGACGCCGACGAACAGGCACTTCAGCACGCCGTGACGCCAGTCGTGGGCCGAGAGCCGGGCGGCGTGCGGGCCCATGGCGGCGGCCACGAGCCGGACGTCGTTGGTGCGCAGGGCGTCGAGCAGCACCTCGGAGCCGTCGAGCCCGGGGTCCTCGACGACGCCGATAGCGAGGAGCACGCCCCGCTTCTCGTCGCCGTCTCCGTAGCGGTAGATCGCCTGCAGCTCGGCCAGCAGGTCGGCCGGCGCGAGCCGGGTCGCCGCTGCCGCCACGAGCTCGACGCGTACGGCGTCCTCGGTGCGGTGGCCGGTCGGGGCGAGCTCGCCCCGGGCCGTACGCCGGGCCGCGGCCGGGAACAGCCGCCCCAGCACCGACGGGTCGGCCGTCACGGCCGCGGTCATCTCCTCG
Encoded proteins:
- the eboE gene encoding metabolite traffic protein EboE, with product MRLRHRDGTVVHLGYGTNVLPAEDVDGLVAQAVGMGGAIRRVLDAGSDGAPTGGVVGLGLWLPAAAAHRLAADPAGVRRVREQLAEHSVEVVTVNAFPYASFQDPVVKHAVYHPTWAERERLDYTLAAARVLGGLLPDDADHGSISTLPLAWQTPWSAADQQQAEGHLAELASGLARLADETGRRVVVGVEPEPGCVVETVEQAVEHLAAVDRDWIGICLDLCHLAVGFDDATHALALLGDAGLRVVKAQPASALVVDDPADAATRSALSSYAEDRFLHQVRQARPDGAVAARDDLPEALDGADPLDTDAPWRVHFHVPVHADPQAPLRTGREELRASLAALLGGPTAHVAHLEVETYTWSVLPGGGPADDDALAAGLAAELAWVHAELVGLGLTPL
- a CDS encoding EboA domain-containing protein — encoded protein: MTAVGTLVAPAELRAALPSDAQRALEEMTAAVTADPSVLGRLFPAAARRTARGELAPTGHRTEDAVRVELVAAAATRLAPADLLAELQAIYRYGDGDEKRGVLLAIGVVEDPGLDGSEVLLDALRTNDVRLVAAAMGPHAARLSAHDWRHGVLKCLFVGVPLTAVADLDTRVDAELGAIVRRYVDEREAAGRPVPADALALIDLTTTTGPEA
- a CDS encoding Gfo/Idh/MocA family protein — protein: MTGLVLPGPRLLDPAGVPPLRWAVVGTGIGAAFVASLHAHTPQRVVLWVARDAARTREVARRHGVERSTTDLAAALADPEVDAVHVATPHPLHRDQALAAIAAGKHVLVEKPIAMTAVDAAAITSAAAGAGVLAMEAMWTRYLPQTDVLRQVLAEGLLGEPRLVRADLGSAVPYDATSRLWNPDLGGGALLDVGIYPISLASMVLGPPAAITATGRLAPSGVDAAAHVLIGAAGGGAALLSTSLDTALPAVAGVVGSEGHTEIAAPFYAPTALTVTVGPEGSTRTATWTHPPTDGPTDGYAYQATAFAHYVAQGRVESPLHTHSETVSVLATIDEVRRQLGA
- a CDS encoding polyprenyl synthetase family protein, which encodes MDVDRLLDGVRERLRTPPSCGVARVDLVVLDALRPGKLLRPDLVVRSAAAALSEPRHAPELDDHVVSGALAVELLHVATLVHDDIIDAAPLRRGRPSVVAAAGTGTAIVVGDLLLARGAAAAADSSVAAAGVWAGALEQMAAGQLREEDLAAAPSVAAHADYIALKTAALFRASAEIGALAVGADPVVVDAHGRFGHHFGMAFQHVDDLLDTIGDPAHLGKPVGADRANGVPTAVALVGQGLSSEVTALVVDEIAAAGAAVERSPGGVALLQWAADALQRALLTALDDDGRQQAAPLVAALDDAVRGRAGLETARPV
- a CDS encoding alkaline phosphatase family protein, with the translated sequence MDKLLVVDVVGLTPALLEHMPRLKRLAAGGSQAVLEPVLPAVTCSVQSTLLTGLTPAEHGIVGNGWYFRDLGEIFLWRQHNRLVQGEKVWETIRHQVPGYTVANVCWWYAMGATTDWTVTPRPIYYADGKKAPDAYTRPPELHDELVGELGEFPLFQYWGPTASIRSSEWIVGAARRLLSRADLTLAYLPHLDYDLQRFGPDAPEARQAARDVDDALAPLLDDAAALGARVVVLSEYGITKADTPVDVNRALRTAGLLEVYTQDGMEYLDPWVSRAFAVADHQLAHVYVADPADLEQVRALCAALPGVDRVLDREGQAEFGLDHERSGELVLVADPTAWFTYYYWDDDERAPDFARGVEIHRKPGYDPAELFFDPEDKLVKAKAALTLARKAAGLRYAMKVVPLDPAPVRGTHGRLPERDADAPMVICDQPGVLGERIAATAVRDLLIDLVNLGADASAPSSVS
- a CDS encoding TatD family hydrolase, whose amino-acid sequence is MRIFDPHIHMTSRTTDDYERMYAAGVRALVEPAFWLGQPRTSVGSFTDYFDGLIGWERFRAAQFGIAHHCTIALNPKEANDPRCLEVLDVLPRYLAKDGVVAVGEIGFDSMTDAEEHAFSAQLALAVEFELPAMVHTPHRDKEGGTRRTLELVEESGLAPGMVVVDHLNELTVGPVEASGCWMGFSIYPDTKMDPQRMVRILQDHGPDRVLVNSAADWGRSDPLLTLATGEAMLAAGFTDDDVDRVLWRNPVEFFAQSGRLLLPDDTGATDTTTPDLTQTFEGNSVLRGERVT